Part of the Tenacibaculum sp. SZ-18 genome, TGCTAAATGGGTTGGGCAATGTCCTAATTGTAAAGAATGGAATACAGTTGTAGAAGAAGTAGTTCAAAAAGAAGAAAAACGAAATTGGAAATCATCATTAAATTCTCAAAAAATAGTAAGTAAACCTCTAAAGATTCAAGAAATTAAATTGAATACAGAGGAGAGAATTCAAACTAAAAACAATGAGCTTGATACTGTTTTAGGAGGTGGATTGGTGAAAGGATCGGTTGTTTTATTAGGAGGTGAACCAGGAATTGGTAAGTCTACACTGTTACTTCAAATTGCATTACAAATTACCGAGAAAGTATTATACGTTTCAGGTGAGGAGAGTCAATCGCAAATTAAAATGAGAGCAGAACGTTTGGCAAATCAAAATTCAAATTGTTTAGTTCTCACGGAAACCAATACGCAACAAATTTTTAGAAATGTAGAAGAGGTGGAACCAGATGTTTTGGTTATTGACTCCATTCAGACGTTATACACCAATAATATTGAAGCTTCTCCTGGAAGTATTTCTCAAATAAAAGAAACATCCGCAGAACTTATAAAATTTGCAAAAGAAACCAATACTCCCGTTTTATTAATTGGACATATTAATAAAGAAGGAAACATTGCTGGGCCAAAAATTTTAGAACATATGGTGGATGTTGTTCTTCAATTTGAAGGAGATAGAAATCATACCTACAGAATTTTAAGATCTCAAAAAAACAGATTTGGCTCAACGGCAGAATTAGGGATTTATGAAATGTTATCGGATGGCTTGCGAGAAGTTACCAATCCATCGGAAATTCTGATTTCGAAAAAAGATACCGACTTAAGTGGAACTGCAATTGCCTCAACGCTAGAAGGAGTTCGTCCGTTAATGATAGAAATACAAGCATTAGTAAGTACTGCTGTATACGGAACTCCACAACGTTCTACTACCGGTTATAATCTAAAGCGTTTGCATATGATTTTAGCTGTTTTGGAAAAACGAGCAGGTTTTAAATTAGGTGCTAAAGATGTATTTTTAAATGTAACTGGTGGAATTTATATTGATGATCCAGCTATTGATTTAGCAGTTGTAGCGGCAATTTTATCTTCTAATCAGGATATTGCAATAAATCCTGATGTTTGTTTTGCAGCTGAAGTCGGTTTAGCTGGAGAAATTCGTCCCGTTCCAAAAATTGATCAACGAATTGTAGAAGCCGAAAAACTGGGATATAAAACTTTTGTAACCTCTAAATACAATAAGATTAGCTCGAAAAACCATTCTATTAAACTAATTTTAGTTGGAAAAATAGAAGAAGCTTTTGCTACTTTATTTGCTTAAAAAACCATTTTACTATCAATAGTAAAATGGTATAAAATGTTTTAACAATAACTTTAAAAAGGACCGCAAAAAACTTCGTTCATGCAAATGTATCCAGGAGGTAGAGGCTTGCATTCAAGACAAATAATATATGTCCATCCTCCATTAATTTGTTTTTGTTCTGTTTTGTTCAGGGTAGTTCCTAAGTTTGAAATGTTTTTTAACATGATCTTATTTTATATGGTTAATTGCATTCAATTTAGAAATTTTTTTAAAATTATTAAACAAATAGAAGTATAATTTTATGATTATTAAGTAAATATATGTTTTTTAGATGAACCCCAGATGCGAGAATTTTTTATTTAGAATCTTATCATTTTCTATACCCAGCCACTTATCAAGTAATGTTGCATACACTTCTCTAAAATCTATAGAAAATTTAAGATCTCCATTATCATCTAAATCATTTAGATTAGGTAATGAATTGTATATTCCATTTTTCTTTAAATCTTTTCCAATAACGAATACATTATTAGCTGTTCCATGATCCGTTCCGTTAGATCCATTCTGTTTTACTCGTCTTCCAAATTCCGAAAATGTTAGAATTATAGTGTCTTTGAATTGATTATTTTTCTCTAAATCTTTTACAAAAACTTCTATACTTTCGGCATAAACTTTTAATAATCTTGATTGCCTGTTTGTTTGATTGGCATGTGTGTCAAAACCTGTTAATCCAGCATAATAAATTTGTGTGTCTATTCCTGAAGAAATAAATTCAGAAATGGTTTTTAATTGCTTTCCAAAGGCGTTTTTGGGATATTCTATGGTAGATGAACTCGTTTTAGTTTTCTCGTAGATGTAAGCTGCTGATGATTTCGCGTCAATCATGGTATTGTACAAGTAACCAAGATTGTGTTCACTTAAATGCGAATCGTTCGAATATTTATTAAATACATTATCGAAAAACGGCTGATTTAATATACGATGAAATAGTTTGGGATTTGTAATTGCCAATCCATTTTGATTATTTCCTTTAAGCATTAAAGATAAGCTTTCATCTACTTCAATTGCTCCATATGGTTTAGCGTTTGTTTCATCTAAAAATCGGCCAACCCAACCTGATTGTAAATATTGATTACTATCACTTGCAGTCTGCCAAATATCTGTGGATCTAAAATGTGAACGATTTGGATTAGGATAACCAACATTATTAATAATACTTACATAACCATTATCAAATAACCTTTTCAGGGGTAATAAACTTTTATGAAAACCAAGTTCACTGTTAAGGTTCAATAATTCGCTTTTTTGAATTCCAATTCTTTGACGATTTTGATAGTAAATATCATTTCTAAAAGGAACAATAGTATTCAATCCATCATTTCCTCCTTTTAATTGAATAATAACTAGTTTTTTGTAATTAGTGCGTTCAGGTAAACCATTTTCAAAAGCTTTTAAAAACTGAGGAACAAAAAATAATCCTCCAGAAGCTAATGATGTTCTTTTTATAAAATTTCTTCTTTTCATTTTCTTCAAATTAACAAAGTTGATATTCAGGTAAAGACATCAATTGAATGCAGAAATCCTTTTTGGGTAAATCTTTATATTGATTTATGATTTCTTTTGTTCCACTGGTAATTGGACAGATAATTAAACTTTCGAATAGTTCTTCATTCGAAATTGACTCATAGTTTTTGTTGAATATATGCCAGTTTGTTTCTGTTTTTATAAAGGCTTTTTTTCTTCTTTTTTCATTAGTAACCGAGTTAACTATAGCTTTAAAATCATCTTTTTCTGAGTAACTAATCTCGGCATTATTTAAAAGAACAGAAGCAAGTCTTAATCTAGTGACCATAGTGTTACTATCGATCCAACCTTTACCAGTTTTCCAACCGGCAACATTTGGAGGATAAAGTAAAACTTGCCCCAGTAATTTTTGAATAAGTATTTGCTGTTTTGACTTTTGAAAAGTATATGGAACAGTTTTATGAATTGTTGCTAAAAGTTCAATGGGAGACTTTATTTTTACCCCAATATTTTCTTCATCGTAAAACCAATCTGACTTCAATACATGTTTCATAAGTTTTTCAATGTTGTAATCTTTATAGAAAATGGAAGTCATTTCTTCAATTCTAGAGGAATTAATTTTATCATTTACGAAGTATGCATAAATTTTATGGCAAATAAAACGTGCACATTGTTTTTGTTGAAGGATGATGTCTATAATATCATTTCCATCAAAATTCCCTACTCGATCTAAAAACTCTTTTTTTCCATTATCATGCTGTTTTCTTTTGAGAATAAAATCTCCATCAAATCTATGATTGTAACCTGTAAATGCTCTTGCGCTTTCTCGTATATCTTTTTCAGAATAGTTTCCTTGTCCGAGTGTGAAAAGCTCTAAAAGTTCACGAGCAAAATTTTCATTTGGACTGTTTTTTTTATTTTGTTTGTTATTGAGATATTTAAGCATTGCTGCCTCTTTAGAAATAGCTTTTACAAAATCTCCAAAGTTTCCTAATGCATGATTTCTTAGCGTATTGTTGTAATGTAAAGCATATAGTACATTTTTGTCTTCACAAACAAAATGATTCGCCCAGAATAATGTCATTTTTTCTCGAAGAATTTCCTTAGAATTCATAAGTCTGCCCATCCAAATTAAGTTTAACTCACGAACCTTTTTCCGATTCAACTTCATCAATTCTTTTCGCTTTGATTTATTTTTTATTTTTTTTGTAGATGTCGAATTCAGAAAGCTTGTTTCAATATATAATGGAGTTATAGTTTTTGCAGATTGAAAAAGAGTATCGACAATTTCAGAACGAGTTTGAGAGTGTAGTTTCTCAACTTCCTTAGGGAGAATTCCGAATCCAATTCTATTGTATAAATGAAGAATATGCTTGTTTTTCATATTATTGAGACTTATTCAGAAAAGAAAGGTTTAATTTAAACAAAAAAACCTCGCCAAATAGCGAGGTCTTTAGTTTTATCAAAAAAAGGTAATGTTATTTTTTATTTACTTCTTTTATATATTTTTCTAATGCCATTGTCATCGAAGGAGTTTCAGGGGTTGGTGCAGCAATATCTACACGTAAACCTTTGGCTTCAACCGCTTTGATTGTTGAGTTTCCAAACACAGCAATTCTAGTGTTATTTTGTTTGAAATCAGGGAAGTTTTCAAACAAACTTTCAATACCTGATGGGCTAAAAAACACTAAAACATCATAGAATACATTTTCTAAGTCAGACAAATCACTTACAACTGTTCTGTATAAATCAGCTCTTGTCCAGTTAATTCCTAACTTATTTAATTCATCTGGAATTAACGATTTTAATTTATCAGAACTAGGAAGTAAGAACTTCTCATCTTTGTGCTTCTTGATTAATTTCGTTAGCTCAGGGAATGTACGAGTACCAACATAAATTTTACGTTTACGATATACTACGTATTTCTGAAGATAATAAGCTACTGCTTCCGATTGACAGAAATATTTCATGTCATCCGGTACAGTAAAACGCATTTCTTGAGCGATTCTAAAAAAATGATCCACAGCATTTCTACTCGTAAGAATTATTGCTGAAAAATTATTAAGATCAATCTTTTGTGCTCTTACCTCTTTGGTCGGAATCCCCTCAACATGAATAAATGATCTAAAATCAACTTTAACTCTTTGCTTTTCAGCAAGGTCAAAATAAGGTGAAGTTTCTGTTTTGGGTGCTGGCTGAGACACTAAAATGGTTTTCACTTTCATAAAACTTTCTCTTTATGTCGTTGTTGTTTTATATATGATTAGCAAAGGAGCTAATTCGAGGCTGCAAAAGTACAAAATAAAATAAAAGAAGTTATTAAAAATCAGTTTTTTGTTATTCCTTAAAATCAAAAAACCTCTAAAAATCAGTAATAAAGAAATACAAATGAGTAAAAAAATAATATTGGAGTACCCGTATTTGAACAATATTAAGATCGGAAATAGCCAAATACTTATGTTATATAAATATCCAGACTTTGTAAATGTAAAATATCTCGTTTGTTCTTCTATGTTTAAAATATGAGCCAATAACCTTATAAGAACAAACTTTACGAGAGTAAAACCTGTTAAGCCGGCTAGTAAAATAAAATAGTTGTAAGGTTGCAATTTGAAAATATTTTCAGCTATTAATTGTAGTGTTAAGGTAAAAATTAAACAAGAAAAGATGAAAATTAAAACGTGAAAAGTAGAGAAAATAGATGGCTTTTTTTCTGCTCTATTTTCAATAAAGCCCTGAGAAAATAGTGCTATAGTATATCCCAATAATAGCTGCGGCTTATATAATTTCATTAATGCCAGAAGAACCAAAGCTATCATAAATACTAGTGTTGTCCAGTCGTTCGTTTCTAGATTACGTGTTATAACTTCCATGAATTGACGTAGTCAGAGAATAATTTAATTATCACAAAATTAGCAATAAATTAGTTTATCTTTGTTCATATTTTTTAACGAAAATCAAATTAATGTCTGACACGCTAGTCATCATTCCTACGTATAATGAAAAAGAAAATATCGAGGCAATTATTAGAGCTACCTTCGATCAAGAAAAAGCTTTTGATGTATTAATCGTTGATGATAATTCTCCTGATGGTACCGCCAAAATTGTCGAAAGTTTACAAGCAGAATTTCCAAATCAACTACATATTGAAAAAAGAACTGGTAAAAATGGTTTAGGTACAGCTTACATTCATGGTTTCAAATGGGCATTAGCGAGAGATTATGAATATATTATAGAAATGGATGCTGATTTTTCTCACAACCCGGATGATTTAGTAAGACTTTACAACGCTTGTGTTGTTGATGGTGGAGATGTTGCAGTAGGTTCACGATATTCAGTAGGTGTAAATGTAGTTAACTGGCCAATGAATCGTGTCTTACTCTCTTATTTTGCATCAAAATATGTTCGTTTTATAACAGGAATTCCTGTAAATGATACTACTGCCGGATTTGTATGTTGGAATAGAAAAGTGTTAGAAACCATAAAACTTGATAAAATTAAGTTTGTTGGTTATGCATTTCAAATAGAAATGAAGTATAAAGCTTGGAAACACGGATTTTCAATAAAAGAGGTGTCTGTTATTTTTACTGATCGAACGCTAGGAGAATCAAAAATGAGCGGTGGAATTGTATACGAGGCATTGTTTGGTGTGATAAAAATGAGATTAAAAGGATTACCGAAATAATTTATGACCGACGTAATACTTAGAGAAGCTAAGAAAGAAGATTTATCGACATTACTGCTTTTTGAACAAGCATTAATTGAGGCTGAGAAACCTTTAGATGAATTTCTTGGAGAAGGAAAATTAAAGTATTACAATATTGAAGAAATGATTGCGTCGGACAGTACTTATTTAATCGTTGCTGTTTATGGGGCTAAATTAATTGGTTCTGGTTATGTTAGAATAGAGGAAAATAAAATCTATCATAAAAATCCCAAACATGGTTACATTGGTTTTATTTATGTAGAATCAAATTCTAGAGGAAAAAAAATAAGCACGAAAATTTTAAAAGAACTTAAACGGTGGGCATCAAAAGAAGAATTAAAAGAACTTAGATTAGATGTTTACAATAATAACGTTCCTGCTCTAAAATCTTATGAAAGTTTTGGTTTCAAGAAGAGTTTAGTTAACATGAGAATGAATATATAACAAAGACAATGAAACAACACACTACACTAATTAAAAACGCAAACATTGTAAATGAAGGAAAAACCTTTAAAGGAGATGTTTTAATTTCAGGAGAGTTTATAGAAAAAATTGCTTCAAAGATTAATGTTTCAGAAGGTGTAACCGTCATAGATGCAGAAGGAAAGTATTTAATTCCAGGAATGATTGATGATCAAGTTCATTTTAGAGAACCAGGATTAACACATAAAGCAAATATAGCATCAGAGAGTAAAGCGGCAGTGGCAGGAGGAATTACTTCTTTCATTGAAATGCCAAATACAGTTCCTCAAGCAACAACACAAGAATTATTGGAAGATAAGTTTGAGATTGCAGGTAAAACTTCTTATGCTAATTATTCATTTATGTTTGGAGGAACCAACGATAATTTGGAGGAACTTTTGAAAACGAATCCAGAGAATGTTGCTGGAATCAAATTATTCCTTGGTTCTTCAACAGGAAATATGTTGGTTGATAATGAAGAGGTTTTAGAAAAAATATTTTCATCTACTAAAATGATTATTTCTGTTCATTGTGAAGATGAGCAAACCATTCGCGACAATACAGCTAAGTTTAAAGAAGAATTTGGAGACGATATTCCCATAAAATATCACCCAATTATTAGAAGTGAAGAGGCATGTTATTTATCGTCTTCAAAAGCAATTGAATTAGCAAAGAAAACAGGAGCTCGTTTACATGTTTTTCATTTATCAACAGCAAAAGAAATGGAATTGTTCAGAAATGATATTCCATTAGAAGAAAAGCAGATTACAGCAGAGGTTTGTATTCACCATTTATGGTTTACGGATGCTGATTATGATAAAAAAGGAACGCATATAAAGTGGAATCCTGCAGTTAAAACTGCTAACGATAGAGCTGCTTTATGGGAAGCATTATTAGATGATAGAATTGATGTGATTGCTACTGATCATGCACCTCATACTCTAGAAGAGAAATCTAATGTTTACACAAAAGCTCCAAGTGGAGGGCCTTTAGTACAACATGCAGTAATCGCTCTTTTTGAAAAGGTGAAAGAAGGTGTAATTTCTATTGAAAAAGTGGTTGAAAAAATGGCTCATAATCCTGCAAAACTTTTCCAAGTTTCTAAGAGAGGTTATGTGAAAGAAGGATATTACGCTGATGTTGTTTTAGTAGATCCTAATAATTCTTGGGAAGTTTCTAAAGAGAATGTTTTATATAAATGTGGTTGGTCTCCTTTTGAAGGAGAAAAATTCTCATCTAAAATCACACATACTTTTATCAATGGAGTTTTAATGTACGATAATGGTATGTTCAACGAAGAAATAAAAGGAAAACGCTTGTTATTTGATAGATAATGAAAAAAATATACTATTTGATTCCAGTACTTCTATTTATAGTTTCTTGTACTGGAAATACAATTTATAAAAAGCCAGAGAATCTCATTCCAAGAGATTCTATGGTTTTATTATTAACAGATATGCATATAGCATCTGCCGCAAAACAAACCAAAAATAAGTTTAGCGCCAAAGATGTGAGCTATATGCATTTTGTATATGAAAAATATAAAATAGATAGTGTTAGGTTTGAAAGTAGTAATAAATATTACACTTCTATTATCGATAAATATGATAAGTTGTTGAATGAAGTTAAAGCAAATCTTCAGGAAAAAGGAACTGTAATTCAACGAGAAATTAATACATCAGACTCTATTAAGAAAAGTCAGAAGAAGGAACTGAAAAAAGAATTAGATTCACTAAAGAATATTACTAAAAAAGAAATCAAAAAGGTCAATCAAAATACGTTTGAAGAGTAAATTACTTAATAAAGTCAGAATAGACATCGCGAATTGATTTGTCTATTTTTTCAAATTCAAAATTTATAAAATTTCGGATTTTGTCCGAATTATAAAATTCTTGATTGTGTGTTGACCGAGCAGAATTTTTAGTCATTAAAGGAGCTTTTCCTGTAATTACTGTCAAAAGCCAATCAACTCTCCAAAAAATTGAAGTCATTAATGGTGTAGCTTCAATGCTTGGTTTTTTGACTTTAAAAACTTCAGCAATAGAAAATAACATGTCCTTGAAAGATTTGTTCTCTGAGACTAATATGAAGCGTTCGTTTTTAATATTAGATTTTGTTAAAGAAATCATAGATTTTACAACATCCTTAACAGAAACAAAACCTGTAATTCCTTCTGTGTAAAATTTAAACCCATTGTAAACTTGGCTAAATATTTTACCAGAACCTTCATCGAAAAATCCACTACCTAAAATAACACCAGGATTCACAATTACGACATCCATTCCTTCTTGACTACCCCGCCAAACCTCCATTTCTGCTCCGTATTTGGTAATCGCATATCCATGTTTATCTCCATTATCAACCCATTCATTTTCTTCATTAATAAATTCTCCATTGACAGAATCTCCAATCGCTGCGATTGAACTTACAAAGCAAAACTTATTTACTTTTTTTTCAATTGCAAAGTTTACAACATTGGCTGTTCCTTCAATATTAACATGTCGCATTTTAAAGTAATCTTTTGGAGCAAAAGAAACTAAAGCGGCACAATGATATACAGTCGAAATATTATGTTCAAATATTGGCTTTAACGACGGGGTTTCAGTAATATCAGCCTTTATCCATTTTATCTTATTGAATAATTCTTGAAACTCTCCTGTGTAATAAGAAAAAACCTTTTTTGCTTTTTCTATTTTCTCTTGGGTTCTATATATCGCAATGATATCATCATTTTCAATGGTTAAATGATACAATAAATGCGATCCAACTAATCCGGTTCCACCTGTTACTAAAATCATGCAGCAAAAATAAATATAAATAAATCGTGACTTCAATTCAAAACCAGATTTTTAACAACCTTCTATATTTAAAATTCATTCAAAAAATTATAATTGAAGCTTAATTTTAAAATTTTCTAAATAGTATATTTGCCTTTCACATTAAGTAAATTTAAAATGGCTAAAAATTTAGTAGAAGAACTTAGATGGAGAGGAATGGTTCATGATATTATGCCTGGAACCGAAGAGCAATTAGAAAAAGAAATGACAAGTGCTTATATCGGTTTTGATCCAACTTCAGATTCATTACACATTGGAAGTTTAGTACCAATTATTTTATTGGTTCACTTAGAAAAATCTGGTCATAAACCGATAGCTTTAGTTGGTGGCGCAACTGGTATGATCGGAGATCCTTCTGGTAAGTCTGATGAAAGAAATTTACTTAATGAAGAAGCATTAGCAAACAATGTAAACGGAATTAAAAATACACTTGCTCGTTTTTTAAATTTTGAAAGTTCTGAGAAAAACGCACCTGTTTTAGTAAATAACTACGATTGGATGAAAGATTTTTCATTCATTGAATTTGCTAGAGATGTTGGGAAGAGAATTACTGTAAACTACATGATGGCAAAAGATTCTGTGAAGAAAAGAATCTCTGGAGAGTCTGGAAGTGGAATGTCTTTTACTGAGTTTACATATCAATTAATTCAGGGATACGATTTTTTCCATTTGCATAAATCTCACAATTGTATGTTACAAATGGGAGGTTCTGATCAGTGGGGAAATATTACTACAGGAACAGAATTAGTACGCAGAATGAATCCTGGCGGAGAAGCAAAAGCTTTCGCAATGACTTGTCCATTAATTACAAAAGCAGACGGATCTAAATTTGGAAAATCGGAAGGTGGAAATGTTTGGTTAGATGCAGAGAAAACATCAGTATATAAATTCTATCAATTCTGGTTAAACACTTCAGATGAAGATGCAGAAAAGTATATTAAAATTTTCACTTTTTTAGACAAAGAAACAATTGATGCTTTAATTGAAGAGCATAGAGAAGCTCCTGAGGCTAGAGTTTTACAAAAGAAATTAGCGGAAGAGGTTACTACATTTGTGCATTCTAAAGAAGAATTAGATAAAGCAATTGCTGCATCTAATATTTTGTTTGGAAAATCTACATCTGAAGATTTAAAAGGACTTGATGAAGCTACATTCTTAGATGTGTTTGATGGTGTTCCTCAGGCTGTAGTTCAAAAAGCAGAATTTGAAGCTGGTTTAGACATGATTGCTGCGTTATCTGCGAAAACTCAGTTTTTAAAGTCTAACGGAGATGCAAGAAGAGCATTAAAAGAGAATTCGATTTCTGTTAATAAAGGAAAAGTAAAGGAAGACTATACTATTACAAATTCAGATTTAATTGCAGATAAATATGTGTTATTACAAAGAGGTAAAAAGAATTACTTTTTATTAAAAGTAGAATAGTTTGAAATAGCCTAAGAAGCAATTTTTACATCAAAAGTTAAAGGGCATCGCTTACAGTTGATGCCTTTTTTCTTGTACTTATTACAACATTTACTTTTTGGTTTTAAACAAGAAGCGGAACAAGCGCTATCACATGTATTTAAAGTATGTAATTTTGTAATAGTTTCTTTTTTAGGTGTATAAAATACAATCATGCTTAATTAAAATCTGTGCAAATATAGTTTTTTATTTAGAATAAATTAAAATAAAATTTTTAATCGTAACAAAATCTTATAATTATGTACTTATAGATGATCAAAACTAAACTATGAAAGACGAAATTATTTTAGAAAGTAAGCTTACTCCACATCAGAAAACTCATATTTCCGTTGTAATGTTAATTCCAGTATTTTTTGTAACAATTATGACATTGGTAAAACATTTTGAACAAAATGATTTATCAAATATTACTCTTAGTTTTCCTCAATTAATTCCATTGGTTATCGCATTAATCATTTTAATAATGTTGCTTTTTCTAAAGGAGGGGATTTTAAAAAAGAATAACTATTTATATCAAGGAACATATTTATTTGGCAAGCTTTTAATTAAGAAAAAAATAAGTTTACTAGACAAACCCAAAGTTGCAATTTTAAAGCTACGTAAGCGTCAGAAAATGGCTTGGTTTTCCATTGCAAATCCAGATCAAGCTTTATCGTATCATAAAAATGATGTTACGCTTTTGAATGATAAGCATACAAGAAAAGAACTTTTAGTTTCGTTAGACGACGAAATTTTAGCAAATAAAACTATCTCGTTTTTGGAGGAAAACTTCAATCTTACCTTTGAGATTTATAGTCCAGATTTTAGTTAGAAATTTTTCTTGAATTTCTAGTAAAAATAAGTCAACATACAACATGTTAAATTTCTAGTAAAAACCCCTTCTTAGGGTTAAGAAATTATAAATTATTTAAGTAGTTTTTAAATAAATTAATTGTATATAAAATAATCAGAAAGGCCATAAGAAATCTATCTTTGCAAGCCCAAAAGTAGATTCATTTTTTGAAAACTAAAATCACAACATATCTATTTATTTTCTTGTATGGAATTGCAATGTTACGTCCAATAGCACCTTTCGTGGAGTATGCTATTAATTACAATTATATTGCAAAAGTGTTATGTATAAACAAAGACAAACCAGAACTTAGTTGTAATGGTAAATGTCAATTGATGAAGAAACTAAAACAGCAAGAGGAAGAGGATTTTAATACATTACGAATTCATATGGAAGAATATCCCATTGGTTTTGTTGAAATTTTGAAAATCAAGAAAGAATCTACAATTACTTCAAACTTAAAAAATAATTTTCATTATGATATAGAATATAACTATCTATTTCAGCATAACGTTTTTCATCCGCCAACCGTTTAAGCTCAAATTTTCGTGACTATTCAGAATAACTTCTCAGTTATTCAGTCGAATTATGCTTAAAAATTAATAATAAAACTACAAGGTTTTTCATTCGGAATTTAAAATTTCAATGAGTAAAGTCCATTGTGGTATATGAACGTTTCTAAAGAATTTCAAACGTTCAGAAATAAAAAACAAACAGATGAAAAACATCGTAAAAATAGCTGTTGCTTTATTTGCAATGGTACAAACTACATACGCACAAAAGAACACAGAATTATGGGCAGCTGGAAGACCAGATGGACATGCACCAATTTCTGTAATGGGAGATCATTATCACGGTAAAGAAGATGTAATGTTTTCTTATAGATATATGAGAATGAACATGGAAGGTTTATTGCGAGGATCTACTGAAATTACAAATGCTCAAGGGCACGATAGTGGTTATATGGTAACTCCATCAAATATGCCAATGGATATGCACATGCTGGGTATAATGTATGGATTAACTGATAAGATAACTTTAGTTGCCATGGCAATGTACACTCAAAATGAAATGGATTTACAAATGCGAATGATGTCTGGAATGACAACTCAATTTTCAACTTCTTCTTCAGGTTTTGGAGATGTAA contains:
- the radA gene encoding DNA repair protein RadA; translated protein: MAKTKTTYFCQNCGAQHAKWVGQCPNCKEWNTVVEEVVQKEEKRNWKSSLNSQKIVSKPLKIQEIKLNTEERIQTKNNELDTVLGGGLVKGSVVLLGGEPGIGKSTLLLQIALQITEKVLYVSGEESQSQIKMRAERLANQNSNCLVLTETNTQQIFRNVEEVEPDVLVIDSIQTLYTNNIEASPGSISQIKETSAELIKFAKETNTPVLLIGHINKEGNIAGPKILEHMVDVVLQFEGDRNHTYRILRSQKNRFGSTAELGIYEMLSDGLREVTNPSEILISKKDTDLSGTAIASTLEGVRPLMIEIQALVSTAVYGTPQRSTTGYNLKRLHMILAVLEKRAGFKLGAKDVFLNVTGGIYIDDPAIDLAVVAAILSSNQDIAINPDVCFAAEVGLAGEIRPVPKIDQRIVEAEKLGYKTFVTSKYNKISSKNHSIKLILVGKIEEAFATLFA
- a CDS encoding DUF1501 domain-containing protein: MKRRNFIKRTSLASGGLFFVPQFLKAFENGLPERTNYKKLVIIQLKGGNDGLNTIVPFRNDIYYQNRQRIGIQKSELLNLNSELGFHKSLLPLKRLFDNGYVSIINNVGYPNPNRSHFRSTDIWQTASDSNQYLQSGWVGRFLDETNAKPYGAIEVDESLSLMLKGNNQNGLAITNPKLFHRILNQPFFDNVFNKYSNDSHLSEHNLGYLYNTMIDAKSSAAYIYEKTKTSSSTIEYPKNAFGKQLKTISEFISSGIDTQIYYAGLTGFDTHANQTNRQSRLLKVYAESIEVFVKDLEKNNQFKDTIILTFSEFGRRVKQNGSNGTDHGTANNVFVIGKDLKKNGIYNSLPNLNDLDDNGDLKFSIDFREVYATLLDKWLGIENDKILNKKFSHLGFI
- a CDS encoding DUF1800 domain-containing protein, yielding MKNKHILHLYNRIGFGILPKEVEKLHSQTRSEIVDTLFQSAKTITPLYIETSFLNSTSTKKIKNKSKRKELMKLNRKKVRELNLIWMGRLMNSKEILREKMTLFWANHFVCEDKNVLYALHYNNTLRNHALGNFGDFVKAISKEAAMLKYLNNKQNKKNSPNENFARELLELFTLGQGNYSEKDIRESARAFTGYNHRFDGDFILKRKQHDNGKKEFLDRVGNFDGNDIIDIILQQKQCARFICHKIYAYFVNDKINSSRIEEMTSIFYKDYNIEKLMKHVLKSDWFYDEENIGVKIKSPIELLATIHKTVPYTFQKSKQQILIQKLLGQVLLYPPNVAGWKTGKGWIDSNTMVTRLRLASVLLNNAEISYSEKDDFKAIVNSVTNEKRRKKAFIKTETNWHIFNKNYESISNEELFESLIICPITSGTKEIINQYKDLPKKDFCIQLMSLPEYQLC
- a CDS encoding uroporphyrinogen-III synthase, giving the protein MKVKTILVSQPAPKTETSPYFDLAEKQRVKVDFRSFIHVEGIPTKEVRAQKIDLNNFSAIILTSRNAVDHFFRIAQEMRFTVPDDMKYFCQSEAVAYYLQKYVVYRKRKIYVGTRTFPELTKLIKKHKDEKFLLPSSDKLKSLIPDELNKLGINWTRADLYRTVVSDLSDLENVFYDVLVFFSPSGIESLFENFPDFKQNNTRIAVFGNSTIKAVEAKGLRVDIAAPTPETPSMTMALEKYIKEVNKK
- a CDS encoding DUF4271 domain-containing protein, coding for MEVITRNLETNDWTTLVFMIALVLLALMKLYKPQLLLGYTIALFSQGFIENRAEKKPSIFSTFHVLIFIFSCLIFTLTLQLIAENIFKLQPYNYFILLAGLTGFTLVKFVLIRLLAHILNIEEQTRYFTFTKSGYLYNISIWLFPILILFKYGYSNIIFLLICISLLLIFRGFLILRNNKKLIFNNFFYFILYFCSLELAPLLIIYKTTTT
- a CDS encoding polyprenol monophosphomannose synthase, with the protein product MSDTLVIIPTYNEKENIEAIIRATFDQEKAFDVLIVDDNSPDGTAKIVESLQAEFPNQLHIEKRTGKNGLGTAYIHGFKWALARDYEYIIEMDADFSHNPDDLVRLYNACVVDGGDVAVGSRYSVGVNVVNWPMNRVLLSYFASKYVRFITGIPVNDTTAGFVCWNRKVLETIKLDKIKFVGYAFQIEMKYKAWKHGFSIKEVSVIFTDRTLGESKMSGGIVYEALFGVIKMRLKGLPK
- a CDS encoding GNAT family N-acetyltransferase, yielding MTDVILREAKKEDLSTLLLFEQALIEAEKPLDEFLGEGKLKYYNIEEMIASDSTYLIVAVYGAKLIGSGYVRIEENKIYHKNPKHGYIGFIYVESNSRGKKISTKILKELKRWASKEELKELRLDVYNNNVPALKSYESFGFKKSLVNMRMNI